The Desulfovibrio desulfuricans DSM 642 DNA segment TTCTCTGACACTAAGTGTCAACAGCCGCGCCCTCGAGCTTAAGGCCCAGGGCATTTCCGTAATCAGCCTTGCCGTGGGCGAGCCGGACTTTCCCACGCCCAAACACGTTTGCGAGGCTGCCAAAGCGGCTATTGACGACAATTTTTGCCGCTACACCGCCGTGCCGGGCATTCCCGAACTCCGCAAGGCAGCGGGCGCGTATTTTGAAAGAAACTACGGCGTTCCGGTTGCAATGGAATCCATTGTTATCGGCGCGGGCGGCAAGCACTGCCTCTATAATTTCATGCAGACCACGCTCAACCCCGGCGATGAGGTGCTTGTGCCTGCCCCGTACTGGCTCAGCTACCCCGATATGGTCATGCTGACCGGAGCAACCCCCGTGCCTGTGCTGGCCGGGCCGGAACAGGGCTTCAAGGTGACGCCCGCCATGCTTGAGGCGCACACCACGGATAAAACCAAGCTGCTCATTCTGAACTCGCCCAGCAACCCCACTGGCGCGGTCTACACCGAGGCCGAATTTACGGCCATCATGGATTGGGCCATTGCGCGCGGGCTGTTTGTGCTTTCTGATGAAATTTACGACCAGCTTGTGTTCGCCCCTGCCAAAATGACCAGCGCCATCAGCTGGTTTGTCAAGTATCCCGAGCAGGTGGCCGTGCTCAACGGCCTCTCGAAGAGCTATGCCATGACAGGCTGGCGCGTGGGCTTTTTGGCTGCGCACCCGACCCTGATCAAAAAGATATCGGCCATGCA contains these protein-coding regions:
- a CDS encoding pyridoxal phosphate-dependent aminotransferase, giving the protein MQISDRLSSIKPSLTLSVNSRALELKAQGISVISLAVGEPDFPTPKHVCEAAKAAIDDNFCRYTAVPGIPELRKAAGAYFERNYGVPVAMESIVIGAGGKHCLYNFMQTTLNPGDEVLVPAPYWLSYPDMVMLTGATPVPVLAGPEQGFKVTPAMLEAHTTDKTKLLILNSPSNPTGAVYTEAEFTAIMDWAIARGLFVLSDEIYDQLVFAPAKMTSAISWFVKYPEQVAVLNGLSKSYAMTGWRVGFLAAHPTLIKKISAMQGHSTSNICSIAQKAGLAALTGSMECVDKMREAFVRRRDFAMKIIEGWPFAICPKPDGAFYLFLDVSKCYGGSVNNSTDLCTLLLDKAHVAVVPGAAFGDDKCIRFSYAVGDDVLKGALESIGAVLADLAAEPK